From Triticum aestivum cultivar Chinese Spring chromosome 4A, IWGSC CS RefSeq v2.1, whole genome shotgun sequence, a single genomic window includes:
- the LOC543140 gene encoding expansin-A31, which translates to MAAGMRFLQLFAAVLAFCFVQARSDYWHQAYATFYGGADGAETMGGACGYDNLYAAGYGLNNAALSTVLFNNGLSCGQCYLITCDTSKSNMCKPGTSITVSATNLCPPNWALANDNGGWCNPPREHFDMSQPAWENLAIYRAGIVPVLYQRVACQRQGGLRFTMSGFNYFELVLVTNIAMSGSIRSMSVKGTNTAWITMSQNWGANWQCLAGLKGQALSFGITSSGGQYKVFQDVVPAWWLFGQTFSTWQQFDY; encoded by the exons ATGGCAGCTGGGATGCGCTTCCTGCagctgttcgccgccgttctcgcgTTCTGCTTCGTGCAGGCCAGGTCCGACTACTGGCATCAGGCCTACGCCACCTTCTACGGCGGCGCCGACGGTGCTGAAACAATGG GTGGCGCATGTGGGTACGATAACCTGTACGCTGCGGGGTACGGGCTCAACAACGCGGCGCTGAGCACGGTGCTGTTCAACAACGGCTTGTCCTGCGGGCAATGCTACCTCATCACCTGCGACACCAGCAAGTCGAATATGTGCAAGCCCGGCACATCCATCACCGTGTCCGCCACCAACTTGTGCCCTCCCAACTGGGCTCTCGCCAACGACAACGGCGGGTGGTGCAATCCTCCCCGTGAACACTTCGACATGTCCCAGCCTGCCTGGGAGAACCTCGCCATCTACCGCGCTGGCATTGTCCCTGTCCTCTACCAGCGGGTCGCGTGCCAAAGGCAGGGTGGCCTGCGTTTCACCATGAGCGGCTTCAACTACTTCGAGCTGGTACTGGTGACCAACATCGCCATGAGCGGGTCGATCAGGAGCATGTCAGTGAAGGGGACCAACACGGCGTGGATCACGATGTCCCAGAACTGGGGCGCTAACTGGCAGTGCCTAGCGGGGCTGAAAGGGCAGGCGCTCAGCTTCGGCATCACCTCCTCCGGCGGCCAGTACAAGGTCTTCCAGGACGTCGTGCCGGCCTGGTGGCTGTTCGGACAGACCTTCTCCACATGGCAACAGTTCGACTACTAG